One genomic window of Monodelphis domestica isolate mMonDom1 chromosome 1, mMonDom1.pri, whole genome shotgun sequence includes the following:
- the USP50 gene encoding inactive ubiquitin carboxyl-terminal hydrolase 50 isoform X1, which produces MLPQHAGLVKPDGEEESSKQCHQENRSRLFTECTDYSDSSSAKESNMAQQHSQGVTGLRNLGNTCYMNAILQCLCSITPLVEYFLSGKYITALQKDSGEAATAFAYLMTDMWLGDSDCVSPEVFRTAIGKIYPTFLKRTQQDAQEFLIYVLNELHEALKKYRRKKPHEKVTTKCYRKVASSESSIITRLFEGQLNYDIVCLKCENCTYKNEVFTVLSLPIPSECECSLQECLGCFFQQDTLTWNNQIHCAFCESKQDAAVRASIAKAPKTVIFHLKRFDCQGRMKRKLRTDIHYPLNNLDLSPYIYPLFRKHPKYSLCGVVNHFGDLDGGHYTAFCKNTVSQTWYSFDDTRVCEIPDSSVQTAAAYLLFYSCQPFSIPTPKCKC; this is translated from the exons CACAGAATGTACAGATTATAGTGACAGCAGCTCTGCCAAAGAGTCTAACATGGCCCAGCAGCACTCCCAAGGTGTGACAGGTCTTCGTAACCTAGGCAACACATGCTACATGAATGCCATCTTGCAATGTCTCTGCAGTATCACTCCATTGGTGGAGTATTTCCTTTCCGGAAAGTACATCACCGCTCTCCAAAA AGACAGTGGTGAGGCTGCCACTGCTTTTGCATACCTGATGACAGACATGTGGCTTGGAGACTCAGATTGCGTCTCACCCGAAGTGTTTCGGACAGCCATTGGAAAAATCTATCCAACATTTCTGAAGAGGACACAGCAAGATGCCCAGGAATTCTTGATTTATGTCCTGAATGAACTTCATGAGGCTTTGAAGAAG TATCGTCGGAAAAAACCCCACGAGAAAGTAACTACAAAGTGCTACAGGAAGGTGGCTTCCAGTGAATCCTCCATCATCACTCGGCTTTTTGAAGGGCAGCTCAATTACGACATCGTATGCTTGAAGTGCGAAAACTGCACCTATAAAAACGAAGTCTTCACTGTCCTGTCCCTTCCGATTCCATCAGAGTGCGAATGTTCCCTTCAG GAATGTCTTGGATGCTTCTTTCAACAAGATACACTCACCTGGAATAACCAAATTCATTGTGCTTTCTGCGAATCCAAGCAAGACGCAGCTGTCAGAGCTAGTATAGCCAAAGCACCAAAGACAGTTATTTTTCACTTAAAGAG GTTTGACTGTCAGggtagaatgaagaggaaattaaggacaGATATCCATTACCCACTCAACAACTTGGATCTTTCTCCTTATATTTATCCACTTTTTCGGAAACATCCTAAATACAGCCTTTGTGGAGTGGTG aACCACTTTGGTGATCTAGATGGCGGCCACTACACGGCATTCTGCAAGAACACAGTCAGCCAGACCTGGTATAGCTTTGACGACACTCGAGTTTGTGAGATTCCAGATTCTTCAGTCCAAACCGCCGCTGCATACCTCCTCTTCTACAGTTGTCAGCCTTTTTCTATACCTACCCCAAAATGCAAGTGCTAG
- the USP50 gene encoding inactive ubiquitin carboxyl-terminal hydrolase 50 isoform X2, with protein sequence MASRCPPDDFKIYYVLTECTDYSDSSSAKESNMAQQHSQGVTGLRNLGNTCYMNAILQCLCSITPLVEYFLSGKYITALQKDSGEAATAFAYLMTDMWLGDSDCVSPEVFRTAIGKIYPTFLKRTQQDAQEFLIYVLNELHEALKKYRRKKPHEKVTTKCYRKVASSESSIITRLFEGQLNYDIVCLKCENCTYKNEVFTVLSLPIPSECECSLQECLGCFFQQDTLTWNNQIHCAFCESKQDAAVRASIAKAPKTVIFHLKRFDCQGRMKRKLRTDIHYPLNNLDLSPYIYPLFRKHPKYSLCGVVNHFGDLDGGHYTAFCKNTVSQTWYSFDDTRVCEIPDSSVQTAAAYLLFYSCQPFSIPTPKCKC encoded by the exons ATGGCTTCCAGATGTCCTCCTGATGACTTCAAAATCTATTATGTACT CACAGAATGTACAGATTATAGTGACAGCAGCTCTGCCAAAGAGTCTAACATGGCCCAGCAGCACTCCCAAGGTGTGACAGGTCTTCGTAACCTAGGCAACACATGCTACATGAATGCCATCTTGCAATGTCTCTGCAGTATCACTCCATTGGTGGAGTATTTCCTTTCCGGAAAGTACATCACCGCTCTCCAAAA AGACAGTGGTGAGGCTGCCACTGCTTTTGCATACCTGATGACAGACATGTGGCTTGGAGACTCAGATTGCGTCTCACCCGAAGTGTTTCGGACAGCCATTGGAAAAATCTATCCAACATTTCTGAAGAGGACACAGCAAGATGCCCAGGAATTCTTGATTTATGTCCTGAATGAACTTCATGAGGCTTTGAAGAAG TATCGTCGGAAAAAACCCCACGAGAAAGTAACTACAAAGTGCTACAGGAAGGTGGCTTCCAGTGAATCCTCCATCATCACTCGGCTTTTTGAAGGGCAGCTCAATTACGACATCGTATGCTTGAAGTGCGAAAACTGCACCTATAAAAACGAAGTCTTCACTGTCCTGTCCCTTCCGATTCCATCAGAGTGCGAATGTTCCCTTCAG GAATGTCTTGGATGCTTCTTTCAACAAGATACACTCACCTGGAATAACCAAATTCATTGTGCTTTCTGCGAATCCAAGCAAGACGCAGCTGTCAGAGCTAGTATAGCCAAAGCACCAAAGACAGTTATTTTTCACTTAAAGAG GTTTGACTGTCAGggtagaatgaagaggaaattaaggacaGATATCCATTACCCACTCAACAACTTGGATCTTTCTCCTTATATTTATCCACTTTTTCGGAAACATCCTAAATACAGCCTTTGTGGAGTGGTG aACCACTTTGGTGATCTAGATGGCGGCCACTACACGGCATTCTGCAAGAACACAGTCAGCCAGACCTGGTATAGCTTTGACGACACTCGAGTTTGTGAGATTCCAGATTCTTCAGTCCAAACCGCCGCTGCATACCTCCTCTTCTACAGTTGTCAGCCTTTTTCTATACCTACCCCAAAATGCAAGTGCTAG
- the USP50 gene encoding inactive ubiquitin carboxyl-terminal hydrolase 50 isoform X3, with protein sequence MAQQHSQGVTGLRNLGNTCYMNAILQCLCSITPLVEYFLSGKYITALQKDSGEAATAFAYLMTDMWLGDSDCVSPEVFRTAIGKIYPTFLKRTQQDAQEFLIYVLNELHEALKKYRRKKPHEKVTTKCYRKVASSESSIITRLFEGQLNYDIVCLKCENCTYKNEVFTVLSLPIPSECECSLQECLGCFFQQDTLTWNNQIHCAFCESKQDAAVRASIAKAPKTVIFHLKRFDCQGRMKRKLRTDIHYPLNNLDLSPYIYPLFRKHPKYSLCGVVNHFGDLDGGHYTAFCKNTVSQTWYSFDDTRVCEIPDSSVQTAAAYLLFYSCQPFSIPTPKCKC encoded by the exons ATGGCCCAGCAGCACTCCCAAGGTGTGACAGGTCTTCGTAACCTAGGCAACACATGCTACATGAATGCCATCTTGCAATGTCTCTGCAGTATCACTCCATTGGTGGAGTATTTCCTTTCCGGAAAGTACATCACCGCTCTCCAAAA AGACAGTGGTGAGGCTGCCACTGCTTTTGCATACCTGATGACAGACATGTGGCTTGGAGACTCAGATTGCGTCTCACCCGAAGTGTTTCGGACAGCCATTGGAAAAATCTATCCAACATTTCTGAAGAGGACACAGCAAGATGCCCAGGAATTCTTGATTTATGTCCTGAATGAACTTCATGAGGCTTTGAAGAAG TATCGTCGGAAAAAACCCCACGAGAAAGTAACTACAAAGTGCTACAGGAAGGTGGCTTCCAGTGAATCCTCCATCATCACTCGGCTTTTTGAAGGGCAGCTCAATTACGACATCGTATGCTTGAAGTGCGAAAACTGCACCTATAAAAACGAAGTCTTCACTGTCCTGTCCCTTCCGATTCCATCAGAGTGCGAATGTTCCCTTCAG GAATGTCTTGGATGCTTCTTTCAACAAGATACACTCACCTGGAATAACCAAATTCATTGTGCTTTCTGCGAATCCAAGCAAGACGCAGCTGTCAGAGCTAGTATAGCCAAAGCACCAAAGACAGTTATTTTTCACTTAAAGAG GTTTGACTGTCAGggtagaatgaagaggaaattaaggacaGATATCCATTACCCACTCAACAACTTGGATCTTTCTCCTTATATTTATCCACTTTTTCGGAAACATCCTAAATACAGCCTTTGTGGAGTGGTG aACCACTTTGGTGATCTAGATGGCGGCCACTACACGGCATTCTGCAAGAACACAGTCAGCCAGACCTGGTATAGCTTTGACGACACTCGAGTTTGTGAGATTCCAGATTCTTCAGTCCAAACCGCCGCTGCATACCTCCTCTTCTACAGTTGTCAGCCTTTTTCTATACCTACCCCAAAATGCAAGTGCTAG